A single genomic interval of Picosynechococcus sp. PCC 7003 harbors:
- a CDS encoding SH3 domain-containing protein — MARVKPYLLCLAIGCWLSMASGAIANPEPGWESWRPNETEDNDRSFSAGFSNLELGGYMDYEYTCTQAGTAAEQEPIFEYRLNSLVEAIGTGQVQYRCLVNDQVVAQHTSTATLNDQPSRGCLTVQSDVGTGLNIRQEPTVSAPVLGFLRNGSQITVTGTPAYLSEDATGRTWLYIPFQEDYAWTSLVAQAGGHINYRFCD; from the coding sequence ATGGCGCGAGTCAAACCTTACCTGCTTTGTTTGGCGATTGGGTGCTGGTTGAGTATGGCATCAGGGGCGATCGCCAACCCGGAACCCGGCTGGGAATCCTGGCGACCCAACGAAACAGAAGACAACGACCGGTCGTTTAGTGCTGGGTTTTCTAATCTGGAACTGGGGGGATATATGGACTACGAATATACCTGCACCCAAGCCGGCACAGCAGCGGAGCAAGAACCCATTTTTGAATATCGCTTAAATAGTTTAGTCGAAGCTATTGGCACAGGTCAGGTGCAATATCGTTGTCTCGTCAACGATCAAGTCGTGGCCCAGCACACCAGTACAGCAACCTTAAATGATCAACCCTCTCGCGGTTGTTTAACCGTCCAGAGTGATGTGGGGACAGGCCTCAATATTAGACAGGAACCCACTGTCTCCGCCCCGGTTTTGGGTTTCCTCCGCAACGGTAGCCAGATTACGGTGACAGGGACGCCAGCCTATCTCAGCGAAGACGCCACCGGACGTACTTGGCTCTATATTCCCTTTCAAGAGGATTACGCCTGGACATCCCTCGTCGCCCAAGCGGGAGGCCACATCAACTACCGTTTTTGTGATTAA
- a CDS encoding ABC transporter ATP-binding protein encodes MLQVQDLHIAYPAQGQALQWAVAGVSFQVNQGDRLGLVGESGCGKSTIGRALLQLLPRGSQVTGNATFQAKPILNLTGEALRHYRGEVVGLIFQDPMTRLDPLMTIGNHCLETLRCHRPDLSRPAAKQKALETLAAVRIPENRWHQYPHEFSGGMRQRVAIALALLLDPKFIIADEPTTSLDVTVANEILQELTRLCAEREMGLLLISHDLAMVAEYCTDIAVMHQGQIVETGPVKQIFNDPQHPYTQSLLEAALHLHSEQAISLNPEKQPILSLENLEQHYTLESNLFQRLITGQKTQVIRAVDGINLDIYEGEILGLVGESGCGKSTLSRTILQLIKPTGGRVIFEGKELNQLSVGQMRPERRHLQMIFQDPHASLNPLMTVGENIGDPLHIHQLATGPAVKEKVLQMLEKVGLTPAEEYYARYPRQLSGGQQQRVGIARALITEPRLVICDEPVSMLDASIQAQVLDLMQALKAEFNLTYLFITHDLWVAKFLCDRIAVMNQGKIVELGQTADIFNHPQHPYTQKLLGAAPLLHSA; translated from the coding sequence TTGCTTCAGGTTCAAGATCTGCACATCGCCTATCCCGCCCAGGGTCAAGCTTTACAGTGGGCCGTTGCTGGGGTGTCTTTTCAGGTGAATCAAGGCGATCGCCTCGGCCTCGTGGGAGAATCTGGCTGCGGGAAATCCACCATTGGCCGCGCTCTGCTGCAACTGCTGCCGCGGGGTTCCCAGGTGACTGGCAATGCTACTTTCCAAGCCAAACCAATCCTTAATTTAACGGGTGAAGCCCTGCGCCATTACCGAGGCGAAGTGGTGGGACTGATTTTCCAAGACCCGATGACCAGGCTTGATCCCCTGATGACCATCGGCAACCATTGCCTGGAAACCCTCCGGTGCCATCGCCCCGACCTCAGCCGTCCCGCCGCGAAACAAAAAGCCCTGGAAACCCTCGCCGCTGTCCGGATCCCCGAAAACCGCTGGCATCAATATCCCCACGAATTTAGCGGGGGTATGCGTCAACGGGTGGCGATCGCCCTTGCCCTGTTACTGGATCCCAAATTCATCATCGCCGACGAACCGACTACCAGCCTGGATGTCACCGTCGCCAACGAAATCCTCCAGGAACTGACCCGCCTCTGCGCCGAGCGGGAGATGGGATTGTTGCTCATTTCCCACGACCTCGCCATGGTCGCCGAATATTGCACCGACATCGCTGTCATGCACCAAGGTCAAATCGTCGAAACTGGCCCCGTCAAGCAAATCTTTAATGATCCCCAGCATCCCTACACCCAATCCCTCCTGGAAGCAGCCCTCCACCTCCACAGTGAACAAGCAATTTCCCTAAATCCAGAAAAGCAACCGATCCTCTCCCTGGAAAACCTAGAGCAACATTACACCCTTGAGAGTAACCTGTTCCAACGGCTCATCACAGGCCAAAAAACCCAGGTGATCCGTGCCGTCGATGGGATCAACCTTGATATTTATGAAGGGGAAATTCTGGGCTTAGTGGGGGAATCCGGCTGTGGTAAATCCACCCTCTCCCGGACAATTTTGCAACTCATTAAACCCACCGGGGGCAGAGTCATCTTTGAAGGGAAAGAATTAAACCAATTGTCAGTGGGGCAAATGCGACCGGAACGGCGGCACCTCCAGATGATCTTTCAAGATCCCCATGCTTCTTTAAATCCCCTGATGACCGTGGGGGAAAATATCGGCGATCCGCTCCACATCCACCAGTTAGCGACGGGGCCAGCGGTCAAAGAAAAGGTCTTGCAAATGCTGGAAAAGGTTGGTTTAACGCCCGCCGAAGAATATTACGCCCGCTATCCCCGGCAACTGTCTGGGGGACAGCAGCAACGGGTGGGCATTGCCAGGGCTTTGATTACCGAGCCGCGCCTCGTGATCTGTGATGAACCCGTCAGTATGCTGGATGCGAGTATCCAGGCCCAGGTTTTAGATCTGATGCAAGCCCTAAAAGCGGAGTTTAACTTGACCTATCTGTTCATTACCCATGATCTGTGGGTGGCGAAATTTTTGTGCGATCGCATTGCAGTGATGAACCAAGGCAAAATCGTTGAATTAGGCCAGACCGCCGACATTTTTAATCATCCCCAGCATCCCTATACCCAAAAGCTACTGGGCGCTGCGCCCCTACTCCACTCAGCGTAA
- the recF gene encoding DNA replication/repair protein RecF (All proteins in this family for which functions are known are DNA-binding proteins that assist the filamentation of RecA onto DNA for the initiation of recombination or recombinational repair.), translated as MYLHTLHLRNFRNYHHQHVDFSAQKTILIGNNAQGKSNLLEAVELLASLKTHRTSRDADLVKQGEATASIQAQIQRGYGTVDFDILLRRQGGRTLKLNGETLRRQLDGLGTLNAVEFSCLDLDLVRGGPDCRRQWIDNLLIQLEPVYARILQEYQQVLKQRNALLRTAKKLHRNQAAIPADLTQQLTLWDLQLAATGSRVTRRRSRGLLRLMPLAQAWHRDISSQTETLEITYCPNIPWQQDDPHHVQQACLDKIEQRRQAEQHQGSSMVGPHRDEIEFSINGTPARFYGSQGQQRTLVLALKLAELQLIETIIGEPPLLLLDDVLAELDPSRQNQLLDTIQTRFQTLITTTHLNSFGADWLKHSQILTVNQGSLQPYARPLSETYGP; from the coding sequence ATGTATTTGCACACCCTGCACCTCCGTAATTTTCGCAACTACCACCACCAGCACGTTGATTTTTCCGCCCAAAAAACCATCTTGATCGGCAATAATGCCCAGGGAAAGTCCAACCTCCTCGAAGCCGTCGAACTACTCGCCAGCCTCAAAACCCACCGCACCAGCCGGGACGCCGATTTGGTGAAACAGGGAGAGGCCACTGCCAGCATCCAAGCCCAAATTCAGCGCGGTTACGGCACCGTTGATTTTGATATCTTGCTGCGCCGCCAGGGGGGACGTACCCTCAAACTCAATGGTGAAACCCTCCGCCGCCAACTCGATGGCCTCGGTACCCTGAACGCGGTGGAATTTTCCTGCCTCGATTTAGACCTTGTGCGCGGTGGCCCCGACTGTCGTCGCCAATGGATTGATAATCTTTTGATCCAGCTAGAACCCGTCTATGCCCGAATTTTGCAGGAGTACCAACAGGTGCTCAAGCAACGCAATGCCCTCTTGCGAACAGCGAAAAAACTCCACCGAAACCAGGCGGCGATTCCCGCTGATTTAACCCAACAGCTGACCCTCTGGGATCTCCAGTTAGCGGCCACAGGTTCGCGGGTTACCCGCAGGCGATCGCGGGGGTTGCTCAGACTAATGCCCCTCGCCCAAGCTTGGCACCGTGATATTAGTAGCCAAACCGAAACCCTAGAAATCACCTACTGTCCCAATATTCCCTGGCAACAAGATGACCCCCACCATGTGCAACAAGCCTGTCTCGATAAGATAGAACAACGCCGCCAAGCAGAACAACACCAGGGCAGCAGCATGGTTGGCCCCCACCGAGATGAAATCGAATTTTCTATCAATGGCACTCCTGCCCGTTTCTATGGCTCCCAAGGGCAGCAACGCACTTTAGTCCTAGCGCTCAAACTCGCCGAACTCCAACTGATTGAGACAATCATTGGGGAACCGCCCCTGTTGCTCTTGGATGATGTCCTGGCCGAGCTTGATCCTTCCCGCCAAAATCAACTGCTAGATACCATTCAAACCCGTTTCCAGACCCTCATTACGACGACCCATCTCAATTCCTTTGGGGCAGACTGGCTGAAGCATTCGCAAATTTTGACTGTGAACCAAGGCTCCTTGCAACCCTATGCCCGTCCCCTGTCGGAAACCTACGGCCCTTGA
- the hisS gene encoding histidine--tRNA ligase: MATIQALRGTKDIFAPEIAYWQQVEAVVRDCLGRAMYQEIRTPIFEQTSLFERGIGEATDVVSKEMYSFTDRGDRPITLRPEGTAGAVRAYIERKLFAQGGVQRLWYTGPMFRYERPQAGRQRQFHQVGVEVLGSADPRADVEVMAIATEILQKLGLKNLSLQLNSVGNGGDRQRYREALVDYLLPFKTDLDADSQERLERNPLRILDSKDQKTQEIAQNAPSILDYLGDDSKKHFDQVQASLTALGIDYVLNPCLVRGLDYYTHTAFEIQSSDLGAQATVCGGGRYDGLVAELGGPETPAVGWAIGLERLVILLQQLGEAPSPQLDFYLVSKGEQAEAAAVILAHKLRFAGFSVELDLSGSAFGKQFKRADRSGAIACLVLGDEEAANQQVQLKWLQTKAQETLAQADLLGNLAQWRQKIQQAKH, translated from the coding sequence ATGGCAACAATTCAAGCTTTACGAGGAACGAAGGATATTTTTGCGCCGGAGATCGCCTACTGGCAACAGGTGGAAGCGGTGGTGCGTGACTGCCTCGGCCGGGCGATGTACCAGGAGATCCGCACGCCCATTTTTGAGCAGACCAGCTTGTTTGAGCGGGGGATCGGCGAGGCGACGGATGTGGTCAGTAAGGAAATGTATTCTTTTACAGACCGGGGAGATCGCCCGATTACTCTCCGACCTGAAGGGACAGCAGGGGCAGTCCGGGCCTATATCGAGCGAAAATTGTTTGCCCAGGGTGGTGTGCAGCGGCTGTGGTACACGGGGCCGATGTTCCGCTACGAAAGACCCCAAGCGGGCCGCCAACGGCAATTTCACCAGGTGGGGGTCGAGGTGCTCGGCAGTGCGGATCCCCGCGCCGATGTGGAAGTGATGGCGATCGCCACGGAAATTTTGCAGAAATTAGGCCTCAAAAATCTGAGTTTGCAATTGAATTCCGTCGGCAATGGCGGCGATCGTCAACGGTATCGTGAAGCCCTGGTGGATTATTTGCTCCCTTTTAAGACCGATTTAGACGCAGATTCCCAGGAACGGCTCGAGCGCAACCCCCTGCGTATTTTGGATAGCAAAGATCAAAAAACCCAAGAAATTGCCCAAAATGCCCCCAGTATTCTGGATTATCTGGGTGACGACTCCAAAAAACATTTTGACCAAGTGCAAGCCTCCCTCACGGCCCTAGGTATTGACTATGTGTTAAACCCCTGCCTGGTGCGTGGCCTAGACTACTACACCCATACCGCCTTTGAAATCCAATCCAGTGACCTCGGTGCCCAGGCAACGGTCTGTGGGGGCGGTCGCTACGATGGCCTTGTGGCGGAATTGGGTGGCCCTGAGACCCCGGCAGTGGGTTGGGCCATTGGCTTAGAGCGTTTGGTGATCCTGCTACAACAATTGGGAGAAGCCCCTAGCCCCCAACTTGATTTTTACCTCGTTTCTAAAGGGGAGCAGGCCGAGGCCGCCGCTGTGATTCTGGCCCACAAGTTGCGTTTTGCTGGGTTCTCGGTGGAGCTTGATCTCAGTGGTAGTGCCTTTGGGAAGCAATTTAAACGGGCCGACCGCAGTGGGGCGATCGCCTGTTTGGTGCTCGGAGACGAAGAGGCCGCCAACCAGCAGGTACAACTCAAATGGCTCCAGACCAAGGCCCAAGAAACCCTGGCCCAAGCGGATCTGCTGGGAAATCTTGCGCAGTGGCGTCAAAAAATCCAGCAAGCAAAACATTAA
- the clpS gene encoding ATP-dependent Clp protease adapter ClpS: MSTGVIEQRSTSTIRKPAPRYRVLLHNDDFNSMEHVVQTLMQTVAGLTQPQAVSIMMEAHTNGIALVITCVQEHAEFYCETLKMHGLTSTIEPDE; encoded by the coding sequence ATGTCTACCGGTGTGATCGAACAACGTTCCACTTCGACCATCCGTAAACCAGCCCCCCGTTACCGGGTACTGCTCCATAACGACGATTTCAACTCCATGGAACATGTGGTGCAAACCCTAATGCAAACGGTGGCGGGTCTGACCCAACCCCAGGCGGTCAGCATCATGATGGAAGCCCACACCAACGGCATCGCCCTAGTGATCACCTGTGTGCAGGAACATGCAGAATTTTATTGTGAAACGTTGAAAATGCACGGCCTCACCAGTACCATCGAGCCGGACGAGTAG
- a CDS encoding PstS family phosphate ABC transporter substrate-binding protein has translation MKQSATRLRTLSLGLAGLTLTAALAACNTTQTPTEGTGTTDAPADSASGLSGDILIDGSSTVFPITEAMAEEFQIANPDTRVTVGVSGTGGGFSKFCAGETDISNASRPIKAEEIEACAEAGIEYVEIPVAYDAISVVISPENDWATCLTTEELATIWSPESEGTITNWSQVREGFPDRPLDLYGPGTDSGTFDYFTDAINGEEGASRGDYTASEDDNVVVQGVINDPNAIGYFGFAYYEENSDQLNAAEIDDGDPSNGDGCVAPSVATVDDTTYQPLARPIFIYVRADSLDKPQVQAFMDFYTAEENSTLVSEVGYVALGSEIYAKAQERLASRTVGSIFDGGSTVGVRLSDVL, from the coding sequence ATGAAACAGAGCGCGACTCGCCTCCGTACCTTATCTTTGGGTCTTGCTGGCCTCACCCTTACCGCTGCGCTTGCAGCTTGTAACACTACCCAAACACCGACTGAAGGCACTGGCACAACTGATGCGCCTGCAGATAGTGCGTCTGGTTTGTCTGGCGATATCCTCATTGATGGTTCTAGTACCGTTTTCCCGATTACCGAAGCCATGGCCGAGGAATTCCAAATTGCAAACCCCGATACCCGGGTAACCGTTGGGGTTTCCGGGACTGGTGGTGGCTTTTCTAAATTCTGTGCCGGTGAAACGGACATCTCCAACGCATCCCGTCCGATCAAAGCTGAAGAAATTGAAGCTTGTGCTGAAGCCGGGATCGAATACGTCGAAATTCCCGTTGCCTACGATGCGATTTCCGTTGTTATTAGCCCCGAAAACGACTGGGCAACTTGCTTAACCACCGAAGAGTTGGCCACCATTTGGTCGCCTGAGTCTGAAGGCACAATCACCAACTGGAGCCAGGTGCGCGAAGGTTTCCCCGATCGCCCCCTCGATCTCTATGGCCCTGGTACTGATTCTGGTACCTTCGACTACTTCACCGATGCGATCAATGGTGAAGAAGGAGCCAGCCGTGGTGATTACACTGCTAGTGAAGATGACAACGTCGTTGTTCAAGGGGTTATCAATGATCCCAATGCCATCGGTTACTTCGGTTTTGCTTACTACGAAGAAAATTCAGACCAACTGAACGCAGCTGAAATTGATGACGGCGACCCCAGCAATGGCGACGGTTGTGTGGCTCCTAGTGTGGCAACGGTAGATGACACGACTTACCAGCCCTTGGCTCGTCCTATCTTTATCTATGTCCGTGCGGATTCTTTAGATAAGCCCCAAGTACAAGCCTTTATGGATTTCTATACTGCTGAAGAAAATTCCACCCTCGTTTCTGAGGTCGGCTATGTTGCCCTCGGTTCTGAAATCTATGCCAAAGCCCAGGAACGTCTAGCCTCTCGCACTGTTGGTTCCATCTTTGACGGTGGTTCCACTGTTGGTGTTCGACTCAGCGATGTCCTCTAG
- a CDS encoding alpha/beta fold hydrolase has translation MSATVSPHVLAENPPSQFWRWRGYDIHYVQAGTSQGKPPLLLVHGFGASTDHWRKNITVLQQDFSVWAIDLLGFGRSPKAPIVYSGTLWRDQLRDFINEVISEPVVLAGNSLGGYASLCAAAQCPEVAKGLILLNSAGPFSDQVKAQPSPWKKALRKVLFSPLSTQLIFQYTKRRATIRKTLQKVYVNQEAVTERLIDEIQRPANDPGAAKVFAAVFNTPEGAKVDHLLEELDRPLLMIWGEKDPWIRARERGAKFKQHCPNLVEYYLESGHCPHDDTPELVNPLIRDWLHQTF, from the coding sequence ATGAGTGCGACCGTTTCCCCCCACGTTCTAGCCGAAAATCCCCCCAGTCAGTTTTGGCGGTGGCGGGGCTACGATATCCACTATGTCCAGGCCGGCACCAGCCAAGGAAAACCTCCCTTACTCCTCGTCCATGGTTTTGGGGCTTCCACAGACCACTGGCGCAAAAACATCACGGTGCTGCAACAGGATTTTTCGGTGTGGGCGATTGATTTGCTCGGCTTCGGGCGATCGCCGAAGGCCCCGATTGTTTACAGTGGTACCCTCTGGCGGGATCAACTGCGGGATTTTATCAACGAGGTGATTAGCGAACCCGTGGTCTTAGCGGGCAATTCCTTAGGGGGTTATGCGTCCCTTTGTGCGGCAGCCCAATGTCCAGAAGTGGCCAAGGGGTTAATTCTCCTCAACAGTGCTGGCCCCTTTAGCGACCAAGTTAAGGCCCAACCTTCACCCTGGAAAAAAGCCCTCCGTAAGGTTCTGTTTAGTCCCCTTTCAACCCAGCTTATTTTTCAATACACCAAACGGCGCGCCACCATCCGCAAAACCCTGCAAAAAGTCTATGTTAACCAAGAGGCCGTTACCGAACGTTTGATCGACGAAATTCAACGCCCTGCCAATGATCCAGGGGCCGCAAAAGTTTTCGCTGCCGTTTTTAACACCCCAGAAGGAGCCAAAGTCGATCATCTCCTGGAAGAACTAGATCGACCGTTACTGATGATTTGGGGCGAAAAGGATCCCTGGATTCGGGCACGGGAACGGGGGGCAAAGTTTAAACAGCACTGTCCCAACCTCGTGGAATATTACCTGGAGTCCGGCCATTGCCCCCACGACGATACGCCGGAATTGGTCAATCCTTTGATTCGCGATTGGCTCCACCAAACTTTTTAG
- a CDS encoding spermidine synthase, which yields MAGSEVKADYWINEYITPWDIYSHGITKILAYKQTKFQEMAIVESGAYGKALVLDGKWQSCTGDEFLYHEPLVHPAMIAHGAPKKVLILGAGEGATVREVLRWQSVEKVMMVDIDGEVVEACKEFLPEMHQGVFDDPRLDLRIEDAFKILETTTEKWDVIISDLSDPIEEGPSFKLFTKEYFAQLKDVLAPGGVVAVQAGPTAPANLRLHARLVNTLKAVYANVSSYSTPISSYGSPWGFAICTDGDLNLRPDPEAVDQLLAEQTTGGFKIIDGLTLLGMLQTFRHVREAIATHTEVFTLAEPPKFFGKGHKAQ from the coding sequence ATGGCAGGTAGCGAAGTCAAAGCCGACTATTGGATTAACGAGTACATTACGCCCTGGGATATTTATAGCCACGGGATTACCAAGATTTTGGCCTATAAACAAACCAAATTTCAGGAGATGGCGATCGTTGAAAGCGGTGCCTATGGTAAAGCCCTGGTGCTGGATGGAAAATGGCAGTCCTGTACCGGCGATGAATTTCTCTACCACGAACCCCTTGTTCATCCGGCGATGATTGCCCATGGTGCCCCGAAAAAGGTACTGATCCTCGGTGCTGGGGAAGGTGCAACCGTGCGGGAAGTGCTGCGTTGGCAGTCCGTCGAAAAGGTGATGATGGTCGATATCGATGGCGAAGTGGTCGAAGCCTGTAAGGAATTTTTACCGGAGATGCACCAGGGGGTCTTTGATGATCCGCGCCTCGACCTACGCATTGAAGATGCCTTCAAAATTTTAGAAACCACCACCGAAAAGTGGGATGTAATCATCTCTGACCTTTCCGATCCCATCGAAGAAGGCCCTTCCTTTAAGCTCTTTACCAAGGAATATTTCGCCCAACTGAAGGACGTTTTGGCTCCCGGTGGCGTTGTGGCTGTGCAGGCAGGCCCTACGGCCCCGGCAAATTTGCGGCTCCATGCGCGGTTGGTGAATACTCTCAAGGCGGTTTATGCCAACGTTTCTTCCTATTCGACACCCATTTCGAGTTATGGCTCCCCCTGGGGGTTTGCAATCTGTACCGATGGGGATTTGAATTTGCGTCCCGACCCAGAAGCAGTGGATCAACTTTTAGCCGAACAAACCACCGGTGGCTTCAAGATTATTGACGGTTTAACGTTGTTGGGAATGCTGCAGACTTTCCGCCATGTCCGTGAGGCGATCGCCACCCATACCGAAGTCTTTACCCTAGCGGAACCGCCGAAGTTTTTCGGGAAAGGTCACAAAGCTCAGTAG
- a CDS encoding CPBP family intramembrane glutamic endopeptidase, protein MKRFWHLCKTTPAPLRLGLFFLSLGLIWLPLAAPLYLIFRADENLTTILTMGLLFVEFLFYLPFWVKRVHGETQPFRRYGLVWQRANGVDLVTGLAYGLGFTWALLIFEDVLGFIDIIPPTMALIRIVIEGALSGLGVALAEELVFRGWVYDELERDYNPKTVLWGSAIAFAVLHFLKPLPEMLRTLPVFPGLVLLGLTLVWAKRSRFGRLGKSIGLHGGLVWGYYIFNVGGLIQYKEGVSPWLTGVDGNPLGGLWGILFLAVLAWIMARAAQK, encoded by the coding sequence TTGAAACGATTTTGGCATCTCTGTAAAACAACCCCAGCACCCCTACGGCTGGGCCTTTTTTTCTTGAGCTTAGGGCTGATTTGGCTTCCCCTGGCGGCACCGTTATATCTAATTTTTCGCGCCGACGAGAACCTAACCACCATCCTCACCATGGGATTGCTGTTTGTAGAATTTTTGTTTTACCTGCCCTTTTGGGTGAAACGAGTCCACGGAGAAACGCAACCTTTCCGCCGCTATGGTTTGGTTTGGCAGCGGGCCAATGGCGTGGATTTGGTTACAGGCTTGGCCTATGGGCTGGGGTTCACCTGGGCTTTGCTGATTTTTGAAGATGTATTGGGGTTTATCGACATTATTCCGCCCACAATGGCATTGATTCGCATTGTGATCGAGGGTGCGCTCAGTGGTCTTGGGGTCGCCCTAGCGGAGGAATTGGTCTTTCGAGGCTGGGTTTACGATGAACTAGAACGGGACTACAACCCAAAAACAGTGCTTTGGGGCAGTGCGATCGCCTTTGCGGTCTTACATTTCCTGAAACCTCTCCCGGAGATGCTGCGGACGCTGCCAGTATTTCCGGGGTTGGTGCTGCTGGGATTAACGTTAGTTTGGGCCAAGCGATCGCGGTTTGGCCGCCTCGGTAAATCCATCGGCCTCCATGGGGGCCTGGTCTGGGGCTATTACATCTTTAATGTGGGCGGTTTGATCCAATACAAAGAAGGCGTTTCCCCCTGGTTGACCGGGGTTGATGGTAATCCCCTCGGTGGTCTCTGGGGCATTCTCTTCCTCGCAGTTCTCGCCTGGATCATGGCCCGTGCTGCCCAAAAATAA
- a CDS encoding MASE1 domain-containing protein yields MHQPAPWWQHVVVAIAYCVTALFSHSFTVYPETGSTPIWIPGGLAVGLLVVWGMPMWLGVLGGILVAEIVIYQAWLSVPNLLMTLGITAIATTGKVLAAHWLQHRNQHRYFLDRPETTQNFILYSCILSHLPVAIACALIVCLAGKAPWALYPEIAGTWFLSDSFGILIFAPLIIATNHGYREFIHYLKKYWLAALTLAALTLGVSHLVINGYHGEYLLAPLLVWTTFQFKEVGATLLMVMIVLMAAVSTVQGYGTFVGESMRNSLLLSQFFIACIGLMTLMLIAVLNEKQQAKADLKAMNQTLTGQNQRLEELATQKELAHQQRENLLVKYNQALKRQLNLIQAKEAAEMAAQEKSQFLANMSHEIRTPLNGVIGMAQLLLTMDLKDDQAELVAIIEDSGKTLLNIINDTLDFLRIESGSLRLEARYFSFQELLKSVFTLLKVQADQKDKDIDLQYRVADSIPNILVGDELRLRQILFNLLGNALKFTETGSVQLIIRSHAVLSPSDPPMEELSFQILDTGIGIQVEQLNQLFQPFIQADASISRRYGGSGLGLAIAKRLVNLMGGKIWVESNGEIAGDPPPKWFTPGGLTPQSYGASFYFTFLSHPVPELEIIPDSN; encoded by the coding sequence ATGCATCAACCGGCACCTTGGTGGCAGCACGTGGTGGTGGCGATCGCCTATTGTGTGACGGCCTTGTTTTCCCACAGTTTTACGGTTTACCCAGAAACAGGGTCGACGCCCATCTGGATTCCGGGGGGGCTAGCGGTGGGCCTCCTGGTCGTGTGGGGGATGCCCATGTGGTTGGGGGTTTTGGGGGGGATTTTGGTCGCAGAAATCGTCATTTACCAAGCCTGGCTCAGTGTCCCTAATTTGCTAATGACCCTCGGCATCACGGCGATCGCCACCACCGGCAAAGTGTTGGCGGCCCATTGGTTGCAACACCGTAACCAACACCGGTATTTTCTCGACCGTCCGGAGACGACCCAAAATTTCATTCTCTACAGTTGCATCCTGAGCCATCTCCCTGTGGCGATCGCCTGTGCCCTCATCGTTTGTCTGGCCGGCAAAGCTCCTTGGGCCCTTTACCCGGAAATCGCCGGAACTTGGTTTCTTAGCGATAGCTTTGGCATTCTCATTTTTGCGCCCCTGATCATTGCCACCAACCATGGCTACCGCGAATTTATCCATTACCTCAAAAAATATTGGTTAGCCGCCCTCACCCTCGCCGCCCTCACCCTCGGCGTTAGTCACCTGGTGATCAACGGCTACCACGGAGAATATCTCCTCGCCCCTCTCCTGGTGTGGACAACCTTTCAGTTTAAAGAAGTCGGTGCTACCCTCCTGATGGTGATGATCGTCTTGATGGCTGCCGTCAGTACCGTCCAGGGCTATGGCACCTTTGTGGGGGAGTCAATGCGCAATTCCCTGCTGCTCTCGCAATTTTTTATTGCCTGCATCGGCCTCATGACGTTGATGTTGATTGCGGTGTTGAACGAAAAACAACAAGCAAAAGCCGATCTCAAGGCCATGAATCAAACCCTGACCGGCCAAAATCAGCGCCTCGAAGAGCTGGCAACCCAGAAAGAATTGGCACACCAACAGCGGGAAAATCTTCTGGTTAAATATAACCAAGCCCTCAAACGACAGCTGAACCTCATCCAGGCCAAGGAAGCCGCAGAAATGGCCGCCCAGGAAAAGAGCCAATTTCTCGCCAACATGAGCCATGAGATTCGCACGCCCCTAAATGGAGTGATCGGCATGGCCCAATTACTCCTCACCATGGATCTCAAGGACGATCAAGCAGAATTGGTCGCCATTATTGAAGACAGTGGCAAAACCCTACTCAATATCATCAACGATACCCTCGATTTTCTCCGCATTGAGTCGGGTAGTCTCCGTTTAGAAGCCCGTTATTTTTCTTTTCAGGAACTGTTGAAATCGGTCTTTACTCTTCTGAAAGTGCAGGCAGACCAAAAGGACAAGGACATTGACCTGCAATATCGTGTGGCAGACTCGATTCCAAATATTTTGGTAGGGGATGAGCTACGGTTGCGACAAATTCTATTTAACCTGTTGGGTAATGCCCTCAAGTTTACGGAAACGGGCTCTGTGCAATTAATTATCAGAAGCCATGCGGTGCTGTCTCCGAGCGATCCCCCAATGGAGGAACTGAGTTTTCAAATTTTAGATACGGGCATTGGCATTCAGGTTGAGCAACTCAATCAACTGTTTCAACCCTTTATCCAGGCCGATGCCTCTATTAGTCGTCGCTATGGAGGCAGTGGTTTGGGGTTGGCGATCGCCAAACGTCTGGTGAATCTCATGGGTGGAAAAATTTGGGTTGAGAGTAATGGTGAAATCGCCGGCGACCCACCACCAAAATGGTTTACCCCCGGTGGGCTTACCCCCCAGAGCTATGGTGCCTCTTTTTACTTTACGTTTTTGAGCCATCCCGTCCCGGAGCTAGAAATTATCCCGGATTCAAACTGA